In Lotus japonicus ecotype B-129 chromosome 5, LjGifu_v1.2, one genomic interval encodes:
- the LOC130719743 gene encoding uncharacterized protein LOC130719743, with product MSGAENSQNTVNATTASSNVRGRPNYPERRNDHGWKHGIDVLGNGKKVRCNYCHTEFWGGINRFKLHLACYGGDAGKCVSVPHDVMQLFKQIVSNAEDAKNKKRHLIDISAENEVEVDVARHQIQSKGKGLLSFTSKGKSSGGGVQQHLNEMLKKDLKEQAYDEIAEFFYTSGLSFNVVKNPAFAKMLETVGRYGCGFKPPSCNDIRENLLKRAVARTDEIRDEFKEEWKKTGCTIMSDGWTDRKRRSICNFMVVTDNAANYKAAGEKLMQTIYHLYWTPCAAHCIDLILEDIEKILNVHKVTIKKGRNITTYIYSRTMLITLLRKETSGRDLIRPGGTRFATAYLTLSCLSELETPLRAMFDSEDWRSTKFATSTEGKKVQRIVKYSQFWKNIVICLKAAGLMIEVLRLVDSDEKPAMSFIYDAIDTAKEKIKTNFKDVKKRYESVWKIIDERWDKQLHRPLHAAEYYLNPYFHWDSNFKKEDVEVKEGLYSCMIKMLPNAMERKKIHAQLIVFHNRKGMFGLEDAQSVRKTMTPAEGWEAYGDHCPELRNFAIRVLSLTCGSSGCERNWSAFEMVHTKKRNKLHQKKMNDLVYVMYNLKLKNKPKKRNVFASCSFEEVASDDEWKTEEGEDVNVNELNEEVGLEHLNDNDVNVDLDEVGGSISHTNASGIRQDFSSDSDEGDADGNDDGGESEDDDGDDHGMEE from the exons ATGTCAGGGGCTGAAAATTCACAAAACACGGTTAATGCTACTACTGCTTCTTCTAATGTAAGAGGAAGACCGAACTATCCCGAAAGAAGAAATGATCATGGGTGGAAACATGGGATAGATGTTCTTGGAAATGGCAAAAAAGTTCGCTGCAACTATTGTCATACCGAATTCTGGGGAGGAATTAATAGATTCAAGTTACACCTTGCTTGTTATGGAGGAGATGCTGGGAAATGTGTTAGTGTCCCACATGATGTGATGCAATTATTTAAGCAAATTGTGTCTAATGCTGAAGatgcaaaaaataaaaagaggcaTTTGATTGACATTAGTGCAGAAAATGAAGTGGAGGTTGATGTTGCTAGGCATCAAATTCAAAGCAAAGGGAAAGGTCTTCTTAGCTTCACATCAAAGGGAAAGAGTAGTGGAGGAGGGGTGCAACAACATTTGAATGAAATGCTGAAAAAGGACTTGAAGGAGCAAGCTTATGATGAAATTGCTGAATTTTTCTACACAAGTGGTCTTTCTTTCAATGTGGTGAAAAATCCTGCTTTTGCAAAGATGTTGGAGACTGTTGGGAGATATGGATGTGGTTTCAAACCACCTTCTTGTAATGATATTAGAGAAAATCTTTTGAAACGAGCTGTGGCTCGAACTGATGAAATAAGAGATGAGTTTAAGGAGGAATGGAAAAAAACTGGTTGCACAATCATGTCTGATGGATGGACGGATAGGAAGAGGCGCTCAATTTGCAACTTCATG GTGGTTACTGATAATGCTGCAAATTACAAAGCAGCGGGAGAAAAGTTGATGCAAACAATATATCATTTGTATTGGACCCCGTGTGCGGCACATTGCATTGACTTGATATTAGAAGATattgagaagattttgaatGTGCATAAAGTCACTATAAAGAAGGGAAGAAATATCACCACCTACATATATTCCAGGACTATGCTTATTACTTTGTTGAGGAAAGAGACTTCTGGGAGGGACTTGATTAGGCCTGGTGGGACTCGCTTTGCCACAGCATATTTGACTCTATCTTGTCTTAGTGAACTCGAAACACCATTGAGGGCCATGTTTGATTCAGAAGATTGGAGGTCAACTAAGTTTGCTACTTCAACAGAGGGGAAAAAGGTGCAAAGAATAGTAAAGTATTCTCAATTTTGGAAGAACATAGTGATATGTCTCAAGGCTGCTGGTCTTATGATAGAAGTCCTTCGCTTGGTGGATTCAGATGAAAAACCCGCCATGAGTTTCATATATGATGCAATTGATACCGCTAAAGAGAAGATAAAAACAAACTTCAAGGATGTCAAGAAAAG ATATGAGTCTGTATGGAAAATCATTGATGAGAGGTGGGATAAACAACTTCATAGGCCCTTACATGCAGCTGAATATTATCTTAATCCCTACTTCCATTGGGattctaatttcaaaaaagaagatgttgagGTCAAAGAAGGGCTATACAGTTGCATGATAAAGATGCTACCCAATGCTATGGAGAGGAAAAAGATTCATGCCCAACTTATTGTGTTTCATAATAGAAAAGGCATGTTTGGACTAGAAGATGCACAAAGTGTTAGGAAGACTATGACTCCAGCAGAAGGGTGGGAGGCTTATGGAGATCATTGCCCCGAACTAAGGAATTTTGCCATTCGGGTTCTAAGCTTGACTTGTGGTTCTTCCGGGTGTGAGCGCAATTGGAGCGCATTTGAAATG GTGCATACAAAGAAAAGGAATAAATTGCACCAAAAGAAGATGAATGATTTGGTTTATGTCATGTACAACTTGAAGTTGAAGAATAAACCAAAAAAGAGAAATGTTTTTGCCTCTTGTTCTTTTGAGGAAGTTGCTTCAGATGATGAGTGGAAAACTGAGGAAGGAGAAGATGTTAATGTCAATGAACTGAATGAAGAAGTTGGACTTGAACATCTTAATGACAATGATGTTAATGTTGATTTGGATGAAGTTGGAGGAAGTATTAGCCATACTAATGCAAGTGGAATTAGACAAGACTTTTcatctgattctgatgaaggTGATGCCGATGGCAATGATGATGGAGGAGaatctgaagatgatgatggtgatgatcatGGAATGGAAGAATGA